The Ananas comosus cultivar F153 unplaced genomic scaffold, ASM154086v1, whole genome shotgun sequence genome includes the window AAAAGATACATACACAgcagaaagaaataaaagaaaggaGATGCATCGCCCGACGATCATACCTTACGATAGAGGGCCTTCCACACGCCGTCATCGTTCGCCGCCCTCCTCATGGCGGAATTGGCCATGGAGAGGCGACAGAGGCTCCTATAGTCGAGGTAGCTGAGGGCATGGGTCCTCACCTCCGGCACCATCTGCTCCACCATCGAGCTCCCCATCGCCGCCACCCGCCGAGGCCGCCGCACCGAGGCGGCCATCTCGCCGTTCGGAACCGCGGCCGCCGACGGTATCTCGCCGTTCggaaccgccgccgccgccgccgccgtcgccgtcggcggcggcagcggcaacGGCTGATCCCCTCCGCATGCGGGGGCGCAGGAGCAGGTGCAGCCGCAGGGCTTCTTCCTCGACTTTTTGGACGGCGAGGGCTTCGCGCGGGGCGATCGGAGGGCCCAGAGAGCGCAGATGCAGCAAATCGCGGTGGCGCCCGCGGCGATCAGCAGGGTGCGGAGGACGAAGGGGTTGTGCCCGTCCATCTGAGGGACATGGGAGGCATCAAAACCCtagggcggaggaggaggaggaggaggacgacgacgacgacgaccaaGGAGATCGCAtccgaagaagaggaagagagagagtgagagagagatctagggttttgaaATCACGACGGGGGTAGGGAATGAGAATTCGCTCTTGCCTCTTTTTCGGTCGGTTTTAATCAAT containing:
- the LOC109705052 gene encoding F-box protein SKIP8-like isoform X2; translated protein: MDGHNPFVLRTLLIAAGATAICCICALWALRSPRAKPSPSKKSRKKPCGCTCSCAPACGGDQPLPLPPPTATAAAAAAVPNGEIPSAAAVPNGEMAASVRRPRRVAAMGSSMVEQMVPEVRTHALSYLDYRSLCRLSMANSAMRRAANDDGVWKALYRKDFTVEQDSVTPSNGWKAYYAATRAIVSVNAEFYNIIRDSSLRGMRDFWLNADYVKCLHASGELFTGYLHVLVFAYANQPE
- the LOC109705052 gene encoding F-box protein SKIP8-like isoform X1, with the protein product MDGHNPFVLRTLLIAAGATAICCICALWALRSPRAKPSPSKKSRKKPCGCTCSCAPACGGDQPLPLPPPTATAAAAAAVPNGEIPSAAAVPNGEMAASVRRPRRVAAMGSSMVEQMVPEVRTHALSYLDYRSLCRLSMANSAMRRAANDDGVWKALYRKDFTVEQDSVTPSNGWKAYYAATRAIVSVNAEFYNIIRDSSLRGMRDFWLNADYVKCLHASGELFTGYTAVIDSWRAALNWGLGGGPGVAFQIREVRARVLSDIAWLTMKAYADIDSEPLHVTNVYELHNGRWYMVHHHSSVMA